Proteins encoded within one genomic window of Gemmatimonadales bacterium:
- a CDS encoding prepilin-type N-terminal cleavage/methylation domain-containing protein, with the protein MRNPRGFTLIELLIVVVIIGILAAIAIPKFANTKEKAYVAAMKSDLRNVVTAEESYFADY; encoded by the coding sequence GTGCGGAACCCGAGAGGCTTCACGCTCATCGAACTTCTTATCGTCGTGGTGATCATCGGCATTCTGGCCGCCATCGCGATCCCGAAGTTCGCGAACACGAAGGAAAAGGCGTATGTAGCCGCGATGAAGTCCGACCTTCGGAACGTCGTCACGGCGGAAGAGTCGTACTTCGCTGACTAT